The following proteins are encoded in a genomic region of Channa argus isolate prfri chromosome 3, Channa argus male v1.0, whole genome shotgun sequence:
- the ptprdb gene encoding protein tyrosine phosphatase receptor type Db isoform X10 encodes MHVSTYPMMLSASPGLLLLSFLFLVDADSPPRFTRTPEDQTGVQGGVASFVCQATGDPQPKIVWNKKGKKVSNQRFEVIEFDDGSGSVLRIQPLRTPRDEAIYECHASNSAGEITASTRLNVLREDQLPPGFPTIDMGPQLKVVERSRTATMLCAASGNPDPEITWFKDFLPVNTSNNNGRIKQLRSESFGGTPIRGALQIEMSEESDQGKYECVATNSDGTRYSTPANLYVRELREVRRVPPRFSIPPADSEIMPGGNVNITCVAVGSPMPYVKWMLGAEDLTPEDDMPIGRNVLELTDVRQSNNYTCVAMSTLGVIEAVAQIIVKALPKAPGTPVVTERTATSITLTWDSGNPEPVSYYIIQHRAKGSEDPYKEIDGIATTRYSVGGLSPYSHYDFRVAAVNTIGQGPSSDVVEARTAEQAPSSPPRQVRGRMLSTTTAIIHWDEPEEPNGQVVGYRVYYTSDNTLSVNQWEKQMVRSANFITIQGLTPNKTYYIRVLAFTSVGDGPLSQDLQIIAKTGVPSQPSEFKGEAKSETSILLSWVAPPQGGPDNQITGYELVYRRADDTEEKKVSFEPATSYLLKNLKPFSTYTFQLAARSKHGIGAYTNEVSIDTPQTLPSAPPQGITCISPSSTSILVSWGPPPLEFQNGIITGYSIQYSTTEGNKTSKRVDAIPLENSPYLLENLEKWTEYGITVRAQTEAGEGPESLQLLIRTEEDVPSGPPRGVEAETVNTSAIRVKWRAPAPERQHGQIRGYQVHYVRMNYGEPRGQPFIKDILIEDSQWGYDDSAEYEVVLGDLKADTSYSVSVGAYTAKGDGARSKPVTVCTAIPLPEKPKLKLNHIVSGNARLDWEPPPNPPASLLGYRLTFGRIDVLPFTVVEFPSTETCYVAHDIHKGAKYVFRLSARNKMGYGDEAVAEMTTTEDAPNGYPENVISLEATATSLQLAWKSVPLIEQNGKITKYSVLYKDINSRGNASEVVVPAPGSRVLLEGLNADTVYDVRVCAFTAVGSGPYSPSVQFRTQQLDQVFATNFRVKAAMKHSVLLSWEIREKNPAQPFTILYGKGQSVEVDGKQTQKLIIGLEPDTQYSFLLTNRANSAGGLQHRVTATTAPDILKTKPMVLGKTNADGMVTVQLPTVQTTAKVRGYYVVVVPLKKQKGKFLNPWDEPDQMNLDELLKEINRTSVSRALRIRRQAAQSDPRAYVTAQFKTLPLEFTLGDGRNYGDFRNHPLQNGQEYVFFVLALLDLSENTTYATSPYSDSVTSSDVDPQPMVDEEEGLLWVVGPVLAVIFIVCIVIAILLFKSKPDRKRAEAEGRKGSFPCSKAMSSHHPTDPVELRRINFQTPGMASHPPIPISEMADHIERLKANDNLKFSQEYESIDPGQQFTWENSNLEVNKPKNRYANVIAYDHSRVILSSIEGVPGSDYINANYIDGYRRQNAYIATQGSLPETFGDFWRMVWEQHTANIIMMTKLEEKSRVKCDQYWPTRGTETYGLIQVTLLDTVELATYSVRTFALYKSGSNEKREVRHFQFTAWPDHGVPEHPTPFLAFLRRIKACNPPDAGPMVVHCSAGVGRTGCFVVIDAMTERIKHEKTIDIYGHVTLMRSQRNYMVQTEDQYIFIHDALLEAVTCGNTEVPARNLYSYIQRLTQIEPGENVTGMELEFKRLASAKAHTSRFVSANLPCNKFKNRLVNIMPYETTRVCLQPIRGVEGSDYINASFIDGYRQQKAYIATQGPLAETTEDYWRMLWEHNSTIVVMLTKLREMGREKCHQYWPAERSARYQYFVVDPMAEYNMPQYILREFKVTDARDGQSRTVRQFQFTDWPEQGVPKSGEGFIDFIGQVHKTKEQFGQDGPITVHCSAGVGRTGVFITLSIVLERMRYEGVVDIFQTVKMLRTQRPATVQTEDQYQFCYRASLEYLGSFDHYAT; translated from the exons CACCTCCAAGATTCACACGAACCCCAGAAGACCAAACAGGAGTCCAGGGGGGAGTAGCTTCCTTTGTGTGCCAGGCCACTGGAGATCCTCAGCCCAAGATTGTCTggaacaaaaaaggcaaaaaagtcAGCAACCAGAGATTTGAG GTAATAGAATTTGACGATGGGTCTGGTTCAGTCCTGAGGATCCAGCCTCTGAGGACTCCCAGGGATGAAGCAATTTACGAATGTCATGCCTCCAATTCTGCAGGAGAGATCACTGCCTCCACTAGACTAAATGTGCTACGAG AGGACCAGCTACCCCCGGGGTTCCCCACCATAGACATGGGTCCCCAGCTGAAAGTGGTGGAGCGTTCTCGGACTGCCACAATGCTCTGTGCAGCTAGTGGCAACCCTGACCCAGAAATTACCTGGTTCAAGGATTTCCTGCCAGTCAATACATCCAATAACAATGGACGAATCAAGCAGCTCCGCTCAG AGTCCTTTG GTGGCACGCCCATACGAG GTGCCCTCCAGATAGAAATGAGTGAGGAGTCAGACCAGGGGAAGTATGAGTGTGTTGCCACCAACAGTGATGGGACACGTTATTCCACCCCAGCTAACCTCTATGTCAGAG AGCTGCGAGAAG TGCGCCGTGTCCCCCCTCGCTTCTCCATCCCCCCAGCAGACAGCGAGATCATGCCAGGGGGGAATGTCAACATCACCTGCGTGGCAGTGGGCTCACCCATGCCCTATGTAAAGTGGATGTTGGGTGCAGAGGACCTGACACCAGAGGATGACATGCCTATCGGTCGCAATGTCCTGGAACTGACGGACGTGCGCCAGTCTAACAATTACACCTGTGTTGCCATGTCAACTCTTGGTGTGATTGAGGCAGTGGCACAGATTATTGTGAAAG CTCTACCGAAGGCTCCTGGTACCCCTGTGGTGACAGAGAGAACTGCAACAAGCATTACTCTTACCTGGGATTCTGGCAACCCTGAACCTGTCTCCTACTATATTATACAG CATCGTGCTAAAGGCTCAGAGGACCCCTATAAAGAGATTGATGGCATCGCCACCACACGCTACAGTGTGGGTGGCCTCAGCCCGTACTCTCATTATGACTTTCGAGTGGCAGCCGTTAACACCATTGGCCAGGGCCCCTCCAGCGATGTGGTGGAGGCTCGCACAGCTGAGCAAgctccctcctcccctccacGACAG GTCAGAGGTCGTATGCTcagcacaacaacagcaatTATCCACTGGGATGAACCAGAGGAACCTAATGGACAGGTGGTTGGCTACAGAGTGTACTACACTTCAGACAACACACTGTCAGTCAACCag TGGGAGAAGCAGATGGTGCGCAGCGCCAACTTCATAACCATCCAGGGTTTGACTCCTAACAAGACTTACTACATCAGAGTGCTGGCCTTCACCTCTGTAGGAGATGGACCCCTGTCCCAGGACCTGCAGATTATAGCTAAGACTGGAG TCCCATCCCAACCTTCAGAATTTAAGGGAGAGGCCAAATCTGAGACCAGTATCCTGTTGTCCTGGGTGGCCCCACCTCAGGGTGGGCCTGACAACCAAATCACAGGATATGAATTGGTCTATCGACGAGCTGACGACACTGAGGAG AAGAAAGTGAGCTTTGAGCCCGCCACCTCCTATCTGTTGAAGAACTTGAAGCCTTTTTCCACCTACACCTTCCAGCTGGCTGCCAGGAGCAAGCATGGAATTGGGGCATATACCAACGAGGTGTCCATCGACACACCACAGACGC TTCCTTCAGCACCTCCCCAGGGCATCACATGTATCAGTCCCAGTTCTACCAGCATCCTGGTAAGTTGGGGTCCACCTCCTCTGGAGTTTCAGAACGGCATCATTACAGGATACTCCATCCAGTACTCCACTACTGAGGGCAACAAAACGTCTAAAAGAGTTGATGCAATTCCTCTGGAAAATTCTCCATATCTCCTGGAAAACCTGGAGAAATGGACTGAGTATGGCATAACGGTACGGGCACAGACGGAGGCCGGGGAAGGACCAGAAAGTTTACAGCTGCTTATCCGCACCGAGGAAGATG ttCCAAGTGGTCCTCCGCGAGGGGTGGAGGCAGAGACTGTGAACACTTCAGCCATTAGGGTGAAATGGCGAGCACCGGCGCCGGAACGGCAGCACGGTCAGATCAGAGGCTACCAAGTCCATTATGTGAGAATGAACTACGGAGAACCTCGGGGTCAGCCCTTCATCAAGGACATCCTAATAGAGGACTCACAG TGGGGATATGATGACTCAGCTGAGTAT GAGGTGGTTCTTGGAGACCTGAAGGCAGATACTTCCTACTCTGTATCAGTGGGGGCTTACACTGCCAAAGGCGATGGTGCTCGCAGCAAACCTGTTACAGTCTGCACAGCGATCCCAC tGCCCGAAAAGCCTAAACTGAAGTTGAACCACATTGTCTCAGGCAATGCTCGGCTTGACTGGGAACCACCTCCAAACCCACCAGCCTCCCTCCTAGGGTACCGCCTCACCTTTGGCCGCATTGATGTCCTGCCTTTTACAGTAGTGGAGTTCCCCTCCACGGAGACTTGCTATGTTGCTCATGACATCCACAAGGGAGCTAAATATGTGTTCAGACTGTCTGCCCGTAACAAAATGGGGTATGGAGATGAGGCAGTTGCGGAGATGACTACTACAGAAGATGCTCCAAATGGATACCCAGAAAATGTTATCTCTTTGGAGGCTACTGCCACCTCCCTCCAGCTGGCGTGGAAATCAGTCCCACTTATtgagcaaaatggaaaaattacCAAGTACTCAGTGCTGTACAAGGATATAAACAGTCGGGGGAACGCCTCAGAAGTTGTGGTGCCCGCTCCAGGGTCAAGGGTTTTGTTGGAGGGTCTGAATGCAGACACGGTGTATGATGTCAGGGTGTGCGCGTTCACTGCTGTTGGTTCTGGGCCATATAGCCCCAGTGTCCAGTTTAGGACGCAGCAGCTAGACCAAG TTTTTGCCACAAACTTCAGAGTAAAAGCTGCGATGAAACACTCAGTTCTACTGTCATGGGAGATCCGAGAGAAGAACCCTGCCCAGCCTTTCACT ATCCTATATGGAAAGGGACAGTCTGTTGAAGTGGACGGCAAGCAGACCCAGAAGCTGATCATAGGCTTGGAGCCTGACACTCAGTACTCTTTTCTACTCACCAACCGGGCCAACAGCGCCGGAGGCCTGCAGCACCGTGTCACTGCCACCACAGCCCCAGACATCCTGAAGACCAAGCCTATGGTGCTGGGAAAGACGAACGCAGATGGCATGGTGACTGTGCAGCTACCAACTGTACAGACCACAGCAAAAGTCAG GGGTTATTATGTGGTGGTGGTGCCACTGAAGAAGCAGAAGGGGAAGTTCCTGAATCCCTGGGATGAACCCGACCAGATGAACCTGGACGAG ctcCTTAAAGAGATCAACAGGACCAGTGTCAGTCGTGCCCTTCGCATCCGCAGACAGGCTGCCCAGTCAGATCCCAGGGCCTATGTCACTGCTCAATTTAAGACCCTTCCACTGGAGTTCACACTAGGTGACGGACGAAACTACGGCGACTTTCGCAATCATCCGCTGCAAAACGGACAGGAATATGTGTTCTTTGTGCTTGCACTTTTAGACCTTTCTGAGAAT ACCACGTATGCAACTAGTCCTTACTCTGATTCTGTTACCTCATCGGATGTGGATCCCCAGCCAATGGTCGATGAGGAGGAGGGGCTGCTGTGGGTTGTGGGGCCTGTGCTGGCTGTTATCTTCATTGTCTGTATTGTCATCGCCATTCTTCTCTTCAAGAG TAAACCTGACAG GAAAAGAGCTGAGGCTGAGGGCAGGAAGGGCAGTTTTCCCTGCAGCAAAGCCATGTCGTCCCACCATCCCACTGATCCTGTGGAGCTACGCAGAATCAACTTCCAGACTCCAG GCATGGCAAGTCACCCGCCCATCCCCATCTCTGAAATGGCAGATCACATCGAGCGCCTCAAGGCAAACGACAATCTCAAGTTCTCTCAAGAGTATGAG TCCATCGACCCTGGACAGCAGTTCACATGGGAGAACTCCAACTTGGAAGTTAACAAACCAAAGAACCGCTATGCTAACGTCATTGCCTATGATCACTCCAGGGTTATACTGTCCAGCATTGAGG gtgtcccaggCAGTGACTACATCAATGCTAACTATATTGATGGCTACCGCCGTCAGAATGCCTATATAGCCACTCAGGGCTCCCTCCCTGAGACTTTCGGAGACTTTTGGAGGATGGTCTGGGAGCAGCACACAGCCAACATCATCATGATGACCAAGCTGGAAGAAAAGTCACGG GTAAAGTGCGATCAGTACTGGCCAACCCGGGGCACAGAGACCTACGGCCTCATTCAGGTCACTCTGCTTGATACAGTGGAGCTGGCCACCTACTCTGTCAGGACCTTTGCCCTTTACAAG AGCGGCTCCAATGAGAAGCGTGAGGTTCGTCACTTCCAGTTCACAGCCTGGCCAGACCACGGGGTGCCTGAACACCCGACTCCTTTCCTGGCTTTCCTACGTAGGATCAAGGCCTGTAACCCTCCAGACGCAGGACCCATGGTTGTACATTGCAG TGCTGGAGTGGGTCGCACAGGCTGCTTCGTCGTGATCGATGCCATGACGGAGCGAATCAAGCACGAGAAGACCATCGACATCTACGGCCACGTCACGCTGATGCGCTCTCAGAGGAACTACATGGTCCAAACAGAGGACCAGTACATCTTCATTCATGATGCGCTGCTGGAGGCCGTGACCTGCGGAAACACAGAGGTCCCCGCTCGGAACCTCTATTCCTATATCCAGAGGCTGACACAGATTGAACCGGGAGAGAATGTCACTGGCATGGAGCTGGAGTTCAAG CGTCTTGCCAGTGCGAAGGCACACACATCACGGTTTGTGAGTGCCAACCTGCCATGCAACAAGTTCAAGAACCGGCTGGTGAACATCATGCCATATGAGACCAcgcgtgtgtgtctgcagccaatcagaggagTGGAAGGATCTGACTATATCAACGCCAGCTTCATTGATGGATACAG GCAGCAGAAGGCCTACATAGCAACCCAAGGCCCACTAGCTGAGACAACTGAGGACTACTGGAGGATGCTGTGGGAGCACAACTCCACCATAGTTGTCATGCTAACCAAACTGAGAGAAATGGGACGG
- the ptprdb gene encoding protein tyrosine phosphatase receptor type Db isoform X3 codes for MHVSTYPMMLSASPGLLLLSFLFLVDADSPPRFTRTPEDQTGVQGGVASFVCQATGDPQPKIVWNKKGKKVSNQRFEVIEFDDGSGSVLRIQPLRTPRDEAIYECHASNSAGEITASTRLNVLREDQLPPGFPTIDMGPQLKVVERSRTATMLCAASGNPDPEITWFKDFLPVNTSNNNGRIKQLRSESFGGTPIRGALQIEMSEESDQGKYECVATNSDGTRYSTPANLYVRELREVRRVPPRFSIPPADSEIMPGGNVNITCVAVGSPMPYVKWMLGAEDLTPEDDMPIGRNVLELTDVRQSNNYTCVAMSTLGVIEAVAQIIVKALPKAPGTPVVTERTATSITLTWDSGNPEPVSYYIIQHRAKGSEDPYKEIDGIATTRYSVGGLSPYSHYDFRVAAVNTIGQGPSSDVVEARTAEQAPSSPPRQVRGRMLSTTTAIIHWDEPEEPNGQVVGYRVYYTSDNTLSVNQWEKQMVRSANFITIQGLTPNKTYYIRVLAFTSVGDGPLSQDLQIIAKTGVPSQPSEFKGEAKSETSILLSWVAPPQGGPDNQITGYELVYRRADDTEEKKVSFEPATSYLLKNLKPFSTYTFQLAARSKHGIGAYTNEVSIDTPQTLPSAPPQGITCISPSSTSILVSWGPPPLEFQNGIITGYSIQYSTTEGNKTSKRVDAIPLENSPYLLENLEKWTEYGITVRAQTEAGEGPESLQLLIRTEEDVPSGPPRGVEAETVNTSAIRVKWRAPAPERQHGQIRGYQVHYVRMNYGEPRGQPFIKDILIEDSQWGYDDSAEYEVVLGDLKADTSYSVSVGAYTAKGDGARSKPVTVCTAIPLPEKPKLKLNHIVSGNARLDWEPPPNPPASLLGYRLTFGRIDVLPFTVVEFPSTETCYVAHDIHKGAKYVFRLSARNKMGYGDEAVAEMTTTEDAPNGYPENVISLEATATSLQLAWKSVPLIEQNGKITKYSVLYKDINSRGNASEVVVPAPGSRVLLEGLNADTVYDVRVCAFTAVGSGPYSPSVQFRTQQLDQVFATNFRVKAAMKHSVLLSWEIREKNPAQPFTILYGKGQSVEVDGKQTQKLIIGLEPDTQYSFLLTNRANSAGGLQHRVTATTAPDILKTKPMVLGKTNADGMVTVQLPTVQTTAKVRGYYVVVVPLKKQKGKFLNPWDEPDQMNLDELLKEINRTSVSRALRIRRQAAQSDPRAYVTAQFKTLPLEFTLGDGRNYGDFRNHPLQNGQEYVFFVLALLDLSENTTYATSPYSDSVTSSDVDPQPMVDEEEGLLWVVGPVLAVIFIVCIVIAILLFKRKRAEAEGRKGSFPCSKAMSSHHPTDPVELRRINFQTPAYCVSVYRGYRRLSSMASHPPIPISEMADHIERLKANDNLKFSQEYESIDPGQQFTWENSNLEVNKPKNRYANVIAYDHSRVILSSIEGVPGSDYINANYIDGYRRQNAYIATQGSLPETFGDFWRMVWEQHTANIIMMTKLEEKSRMPSYFFSKVKCDQYWPTRGTETYGLIQVTLLDTVELATYSVRTFALYKSGSNEKREVRHFQFTAWPDHGVPEHPTPFLAFLRRIKACNPPDAGPMVVHCSAGVGRTGCFVVIDAMTERIKHEKTIDIYGHVTLMRSQRNYMVQTEDQYIFIHDALLEAVTCGNTEVPARNLYSYIQRLTQIEPGENVTGMELEFKRLASAKAHTSRFVSANLPCNKFKNRLVNIMPYETTRVCLQPIRGVEGSDYINASFIDGYRQQKAYIATQGPLAETTEDYWRMLWEHNSTIVVMLTKLREMGREKCHQYWPAERSARYQYFVVDPMAEYNMPQYILREFKVTDARDGQSRTVRQFQFTDWPEQGVPKSGEGFIDFIGQVHKTKEQFGQDGPITVHCSAGVGRTGVFITLSIVLERMRYEGVVDIFQTVKMLRTQRPATVQTEDQYQFCYRASLEYLGSFDHYAT; via the exons CACCTCCAAGATTCACACGAACCCCAGAAGACCAAACAGGAGTCCAGGGGGGAGTAGCTTCCTTTGTGTGCCAGGCCACTGGAGATCCTCAGCCCAAGATTGTCTggaacaaaaaaggcaaaaaagtcAGCAACCAGAGATTTGAG GTAATAGAATTTGACGATGGGTCTGGTTCAGTCCTGAGGATCCAGCCTCTGAGGACTCCCAGGGATGAAGCAATTTACGAATGTCATGCCTCCAATTCTGCAGGAGAGATCACTGCCTCCACTAGACTAAATGTGCTACGAG AGGACCAGCTACCCCCGGGGTTCCCCACCATAGACATGGGTCCCCAGCTGAAAGTGGTGGAGCGTTCTCGGACTGCCACAATGCTCTGTGCAGCTAGTGGCAACCCTGACCCAGAAATTACCTGGTTCAAGGATTTCCTGCCAGTCAATACATCCAATAACAATGGACGAATCAAGCAGCTCCGCTCAG AGTCCTTTG GTGGCACGCCCATACGAG GTGCCCTCCAGATAGAAATGAGTGAGGAGTCAGACCAGGGGAAGTATGAGTGTGTTGCCACCAACAGTGATGGGACACGTTATTCCACCCCAGCTAACCTCTATGTCAGAG AGCTGCGAGAAG TGCGCCGTGTCCCCCCTCGCTTCTCCATCCCCCCAGCAGACAGCGAGATCATGCCAGGGGGGAATGTCAACATCACCTGCGTGGCAGTGGGCTCACCCATGCCCTATGTAAAGTGGATGTTGGGTGCAGAGGACCTGACACCAGAGGATGACATGCCTATCGGTCGCAATGTCCTGGAACTGACGGACGTGCGCCAGTCTAACAATTACACCTGTGTTGCCATGTCAACTCTTGGTGTGATTGAGGCAGTGGCACAGATTATTGTGAAAG CTCTACCGAAGGCTCCTGGTACCCCTGTGGTGACAGAGAGAACTGCAACAAGCATTACTCTTACCTGGGATTCTGGCAACCCTGAACCTGTCTCCTACTATATTATACAG CATCGTGCTAAAGGCTCAGAGGACCCCTATAAAGAGATTGATGGCATCGCCACCACACGCTACAGTGTGGGTGGCCTCAGCCCGTACTCTCATTATGACTTTCGAGTGGCAGCCGTTAACACCATTGGCCAGGGCCCCTCCAGCGATGTGGTGGAGGCTCGCACAGCTGAGCAAgctccctcctcccctccacGACAG GTCAGAGGTCGTATGCTcagcacaacaacagcaatTATCCACTGGGATGAACCAGAGGAACCTAATGGACAGGTGGTTGGCTACAGAGTGTACTACACTTCAGACAACACACTGTCAGTCAACCag TGGGAGAAGCAGATGGTGCGCAGCGCCAACTTCATAACCATCCAGGGTTTGACTCCTAACAAGACTTACTACATCAGAGTGCTGGCCTTCACCTCTGTAGGAGATGGACCCCTGTCCCAGGACCTGCAGATTATAGCTAAGACTGGAG TCCCATCCCAACCTTCAGAATTTAAGGGAGAGGCCAAATCTGAGACCAGTATCCTGTTGTCCTGGGTGGCCCCACCTCAGGGTGGGCCTGACAACCAAATCACAGGATATGAATTGGTCTATCGACGAGCTGACGACACTGAGGAG AAGAAAGTGAGCTTTGAGCCCGCCACCTCCTATCTGTTGAAGAACTTGAAGCCTTTTTCCACCTACACCTTCCAGCTGGCTGCCAGGAGCAAGCATGGAATTGGGGCATATACCAACGAGGTGTCCATCGACACACCACAGACGC TTCCTTCAGCACCTCCCCAGGGCATCACATGTATCAGTCCCAGTTCTACCAGCATCCTGGTAAGTTGGGGTCCACCTCCTCTGGAGTTTCAGAACGGCATCATTACAGGATACTCCATCCAGTACTCCACTACTGAGGGCAACAAAACGTCTAAAAGAGTTGATGCAATTCCTCTGGAAAATTCTCCATATCTCCTGGAAAACCTGGAGAAATGGACTGAGTATGGCATAACGGTACGGGCACAGACGGAGGCCGGGGAAGGACCAGAAAGTTTACAGCTGCTTATCCGCACCGAGGAAGATG ttCCAAGTGGTCCTCCGCGAGGGGTGGAGGCAGAGACTGTGAACACTTCAGCCATTAGGGTGAAATGGCGAGCACCGGCGCCGGAACGGCAGCACGGTCAGATCAGAGGCTACCAAGTCCATTATGTGAGAATGAACTACGGAGAACCTCGGGGTCAGCCCTTCATCAAGGACATCCTAATAGAGGACTCACAG TGGGGATATGATGACTCAGCTGAGTAT GAGGTGGTTCTTGGAGACCTGAAGGCAGATACTTCCTACTCTGTATCAGTGGGGGCTTACACTGCCAAAGGCGATGGTGCTCGCAGCAAACCTGTTACAGTCTGCACAGCGATCCCAC tGCCCGAAAAGCCTAAACTGAAGTTGAACCACATTGTCTCAGGCAATGCTCGGCTTGACTGGGAACCACCTCCAAACCCACCAGCCTCCCTCCTAGGGTACCGCCTCACCTTTGGCCGCATTGATGTCCTGCCTTTTACAGTAGTGGAGTTCCCCTCCACGGAGACTTGCTATGTTGCTCATGACATCCACAAGGGAGCTAAATATGTGTTCAGACTGTCTGCCCGTAACAAAATGGGGTATGGAGATGAGGCAGTTGCGGAGATGACTACTACAGAAGATGCTCCAAATGGATACCCAGAAAATGTTATCTCTTTGGAGGCTACTGCCACCTCCCTCCAGCTGGCGTGGAAATCAGTCCCACTTATtgagcaaaatggaaaaattacCAAGTACTCAGTGCTGTACAAGGATATAAACAGTCGGGGGAACGCCTCAGAAGTTGTGGTGCCCGCTCCAGGGTCAAGGGTTTTGTTGGAGGGTCTGAATGCAGACACGGTGTATGATGTCAGGGTGTGCGCGTTCACTGCTGTTGGTTCTGGGCCATATAGCCCCAGTGTCCAGTTTAGGACGCAGCAGCTAGACCAAG TTTTTGCCACAAACTTCAGAGTAAAAGCTGCGATGAAACACTCAGTTCTACTGTCATGGGAGATCCGAGAGAAGAACCCTGCCCAGCCTTTCACT ATCCTATATGGAAAGGGACAGTCTGTTGAAGTGGACGGCAAGCAGACCCAGAAGCTGATCATAGGCTTGGAGCCTGACACTCAGTACTCTTTTCTACTCACCAACCGGGCCAACAGCGCCGGAGGCCTGCAGCACCGTGTCACTGCCACCACAGCCCCAGACATCCTGAAGACCAAGCCTATGGTGCTGGGAAAGACGAACGCAGATGGCATGGTGACTGTGCAGCTACCAACTGTACAGACCACAGCAAAAGTCAG GGGTTATTATGTGGTGGTGGTGCCACTGAAGAAGCAGAAGGGGAAGTTCCTGAATCCCTGGGATGAACCCGACCAGATGAACCTGGACGAG ctcCTTAAAGAGATCAACAGGACCAGTGTCAGTCGTGCCCTTCGCATCCGCAGACAGGCTGCCCAGTCAGATCCCAGGGCCTATGTCACTGCTCAATTTAAGACCCTTCCACTGGAGTTCACACTAGGTGACGGACGAAACTACGGCGACTTTCGCAATCATCCGCTGCAAAACGGACAGGAATATGTGTTCTTTGTGCTTGCACTTTTAGACCTTTCTGAGAAT ACCACGTATGCAACTAGTCCTTACTCTGATTCTGTTACCTCATCGGATGTGGATCCCCAGCCAATGGTCGATGAGGAGGAGGGGCTGCTGTGGGTTGTGGGGCCTGTGCTGGCTGTTATCTTCATTGTCTGTATTGTCATCGCCATTCTTCTCTTCAAGAG GAAAAGAGCTGAGGCTGAGGGCAGGAAGGGCAGTTTTCCCTGCAGCAAAGCCATGTCGTCCCACCATCCCACTGATCCTGTGGAGCTACGCAGAATCAACTTCCAGACTCCAG CCTACTGTGTATCAGTGTACCGTGGTTATCGACGTTTGTCAA GCATGGCAAGTCACCCGCCCATCCCCATCTCTGAAATGGCAGATCACATCGAGCGCCTCAAGGCAAACGACAATCTCAAGTTCTCTCAAGAGTATGAG TCCATCGACCCTGGACAGCAGTTCACATGGGAGAACTCCAACTTGGAAGTTAACAAACCAAAGAACCGCTATGCTAACGTCATTGCCTATGATCACTCCAGGGTTATACTGTCCAGCATTGAGG gtgtcccaggCAGTGACTACATCAATGCTAACTATATTGATGGCTACCGCCGTCAGAATGCCTATATAGCCACTCAGGGCTCCCTCCCTGAGACTTTCGGAGACTTTTGGAGGATGGTCTGGGAGCAGCACACAGCCAACATCATCATGATGACCAAGCTGGAAGAAAAGTCACGG ATGCCCTCTTATTTCTTCTCTAAG GTAAAGTGCGATCAGTACTGGCCAACCCGGGGCACAGAGACCTACGGCCTCATTCAGGTCACTCTGCTTGATACAGTGGAGCTGGCCACCTACTCTGTCAGGACCTTTGCCCTTTACAAG AGCGGCTCCAATGAGAAGCGTGAGGTTCGTCACTTCCAGTTCACAGCCTGGCCAGACCACGGGGTGCCTGAACACCCGACTCCTTTCCTGGCTTTCCTACGTAGGATCAAGGCCTGTAACCCTCCAGACGCAGGACCCATGGTTGTACATTGCAG TGCTGGAGTGGGTCGCACAGGCTGCTTCGTCGTGATCGATGCCATGACGGAGCGAATCAAGCACGAGAAGACCATCGACATCTACGGCCACGTCACGCTGATGCGCTCTCAGAGGAACTACATGGTCCAAACAGAGGACCAGTACATCTTCATTCATGATGCGCTGCTGGAGGCCGTGACCTGCGGAAACACAGAGGTCCCCGCTCGGAACCTCTATTCCTATATCCAGAGGCTGACACAGATTGAACCGGGAGAGAATGTCACTGGCATGGAGCTGGAGTTCAAG CGTCTTGCCAGTGCGAAGGCACACACATCACGGTTTGTGAGTGCCAACCTGCCATGCAACAAGTTCAAGAACCGGCTGGTGAACATCATGCCATATGAGACCAcgcgtgtgtgtctgcagccaatcagaggagTGGAAGGATCTGACTATATCAACGCCAGCTTCATTGATGGATACAG GCAGCAGAAGGCCTACATAGCAACCCAAGGCCCACTAGCTGAGACAACTGAGGACTACTGGAGGATGCTGTGGGAGCACAACTCCACCATAGTTGTCATGCTAACCAAACTGAGAGAAATGGGACGG